The Dama dama isolate Ldn47 chromosome 25, ASM3311817v1, whole genome shotgun sequence genome window below encodes:
- the PRKAA1 gene encoding 5'-AMP-activated protein kinase catalytic subunit alpha-1 isoform X2: MVMEYVSGGELFDYICKNGRLDEKESRRLFQQILSGVDYCHRHMVVHRDLKPENVLLDAHMNAKIADFGLSNMMSDGEFLRTSCGSPNYAAPEVISGRLYAGPEVDIWSSGVILYALLCGTLPFDDDHVPTLFKKICDGIFYTPQYLNPSVISLLKHMLQVDPMKRATIKDIREHEWFKQDLPKYLFPEDPSYSSTMIDDEALKEVCEKFECSEEEVLSCLYNRNHQDPLAVAYHLIIDNRRIMNEAKDFYLATSPPDSFLDDHHLTRPHPERVPFLVAETPRARHTLDELNPQKSKHQGVRKAKWHLGIRSQSRPNDIMAEVCRAIKQLDYEWKVVNPYYLRVRRKNPVTSTYSKMSLQLYQVDSRTYLLDFRSIDDEITEAKSGTATPQRSGSVSNYRACQRNDSDAEAQGKSSEASLTSSVTSLDSSPVELTPRPGSHTIEFFEMCANLIKILAQ, translated from the exons ATGGTGATGGAATATGTCTCAGGAGGAGAGCTATTTGATTATATCTGTAAAAATGGAAGG CTGGATGAAAAAGAAAGTCGACGACTGTTTCAACAAATCCTTTCTGGTGTGGATTACTGTCACAGGCATATGGTGGTCCACAGAGATTTGAAACCTGAAAACGTCCTGCTTGATGCACACATGAATGCAAAGATAGCTGATTTTG GTCTTTCAAACATGATGTCAGATGGTGAATTTTTAAGAACAAGTTGTGGCTCACCCAACTATGCTGCACCAGAAGTAATTTCAGGAAG ATTGTATGCTGGTCCAGAGGTGGATATATGGAGCAGTGGGGTTATCCTCTACGCTTTATTATGTGGAACCCTTCCATTTGATGATGATCATGTGCCAACTCTTTTTAAGAAGATATGTGATGGGATCTTTTATACCCCTCAGTATTTAAATCCTTCTGTGATTAGCCTTTTGAAACATATGCTGCAGGTGGATCCCATGAAGAGAGCCACAATCAAAGATATCAG GGAACATGAATGGTTTAAACAGGACCTTCCAAAATATCTCTTTCCTGAGGATCCATCGTATAGCTCAACCATGATTGATGATGAAGCCTTAAAAGAagtatgtgaaaaatttgagtgcTCAGAAGAGGAGGTTCTCAGCTGCCTTTATAACAGAAATCACCAGGACCCTTTGGCAGTTGCCTACCACCTCATAATAGATAACAGGAGGATAATGAATGAGGCCAAAGATTTTTACTTGGCAACAAGCCCACCAGATTCGTTTCTTGACGATCACCACTTGACCCGGCCCCATCCTGAAAGAGTACCATTCTTGGTTGCTGAAACTCCCAGGGCGCGCCATACCCTCGACGAATTAAATCCACAGAAATCCAAACACCAAGGTGTAAGGAAAGCAAAATGGCATTTGGGAATTAGAAGTCAAAGTCGGCCAAATGATATCATGGCAGAAGTTTGTAGAGCAATTAAACAACTGGATTATGAATGGAAG GTTGTAAACCCGTATTATTTGCGTGTTCGGAGGAAGAATCCTGTGACAAGTACATACTCCAAAATGAGTCTGCAGTTATACCAAGTGGATAGTAGAACATATTTATTGGATTTCCGAAGTATTGATG atGAAATTACTGAAGCCAAATCAGGGACTGCTACTCCACAGAGATCGGGCTCAGTTAGCAACTATCGAGCGTGCCAAAGGAATGATTCAGATGCTGAGGCTCAAGGAAAATCCTCAGAAGCTTCTCTTACCTCATCTGTAACCTCACTTGACTCTTCTCCTGTTGAATTAACTCCAAGACCTGGAAGTCACACAATAGAATTTTTTGAGATGTGCGCGAATCTAATTAAAATTCTTGCACAGTAA
- the PRKAA1 gene encoding 5'-AMP-activated protein kinase catalytic subunit alpha-1 isoform X1: MRRLSSWRKMATAEKQKHDGRVKIGHYILGDTLGVGTFGKVKVGKHELTGHKVAVKILNRQKIRSLDVVGKIRREIQNLKLFRHPHIIKLYQVISTPSDIFMVMEYVSGGELFDYICKNGRLDEKESRRLFQQILSGVDYCHRHMVVHRDLKPENVLLDAHMNAKIADFGLSNMMSDGEFLRTSCGSPNYAAPEVISGRLYAGPEVDIWSSGVILYALLCGTLPFDDDHVPTLFKKICDGIFYTPQYLNPSVISLLKHMLQVDPMKRATIKDIREHEWFKQDLPKYLFPEDPSYSSTMIDDEALKEVCEKFECSEEEVLSCLYNRNHQDPLAVAYHLIIDNRRIMNEAKDFYLATSPPDSFLDDHHLTRPHPERVPFLVAETPRARHTLDELNPQKSKHQGVRKAKWHLGIRSQSRPNDIMAEVCRAIKQLDYEWKVVNPYYLRVRRKNPVTSTYSKMSLQLYQVDSRTYLLDFRSIDDEITEAKSGTATPQRSGSVSNYRACQRNDSDAEAQGKSSEASLTSSVTSLDSSPVELTPRPGSHTIEFFEMCANLIKILAQ, from the exons TTGGCAAACATGAATTGACTGGGCATAAAGTTGCTGTGAAGATACTGAATCGGCAGAAGATTCGAAGCCTTGATGTAGTAGGAAAAATCCGCAGAGAAATTCAGAACCTCAAGCTTTTCAGGCATCCTCATATAATTAAACT GTACCAGGTCATCAGTACACCATCTGATATTTTCATGGTGATGGAATATGTCTCAGGAGGAGAGCTATTTGATTATATCTGTAAAAATGGAAGG CTGGATGAAAAAGAAAGTCGACGACTGTTTCAACAAATCCTTTCTGGTGTGGATTACTGTCACAGGCATATGGTGGTCCACAGAGATTTGAAACCTGAAAACGTCCTGCTTGATGCACACATGAATGCAAAGATAGCTGATTTTG GTCTTTCAAACATGATGTCAGATGGTGAATTTTTAAGAACAAGTTGTGGCTCACCCAACTATGCTGCACCAGAAGTAATTTCAGGAAG ATTGTATGCTGGTCCAGAGGTGGATATATGGAGCAGTGGGGTTATCCTCTACGCTTTATTATGTGGAACCCTTCCATTTGATGATGATCATGTGCCAACTCTTTTTAAGAAGATATGTGATGGGATCTTTTATACCCCTCAGTATTTAAATCCTTCTGTGATTAGCCTTTTGAAACATATGCTGCAGGTGGATCCCATGAAGAGAGCCACAATCAAAGATATCAG GGAACATGAATGGTTTAAACAGGACCTTCCAAAATATCTCTTTCCTGAGGATCCATCGTATAGCTCAACCATGATTGATGATGAAGCCTTAAAAGAagtatgtgaaaaatttgagtgcTCAGAAGAGGAGGTTCTCAGCTGCCTTTATAACAGAAATCACCAGGACCCTTTGGCAGTTGCCTACCACCTCATAATAGATAACAGGAGGATAATGAATGAGGCCAAAGATTTTTACTTGGCAACAAGCCCACCAGATTCGTTTCTTGACGATCACCACTTGACCCGGCCCCATCCTGAAAGAGTACCATTCTTGGTTGCTGAAACTCCCAGGGCGCGCCATACCCTCGACGAATTAAATCCACAGAAATCCAAACACCAAGGTGTAAGGAAAGCAAAATGGCATTTGGGAATTAGAAGTCAAAGTCGGCCAAATGATATCATGGCAGAAGTTTGTAGAGCAATTAAACAACTGGATTATGAATGGAAG GTTGTAAACCCGTATTATTTGCGTGTTCGGAGGAAGAATCCTGTGACAAGTACATACTCCAAAATGAGTCTGCAGTTATACCAAGTGGATAGTAGAACATATTTATTGGATTTCCGAAGTATTGATG atGAAATTACTGAAGCCAAATCAGGGACTGCTACTCCACAGAGATCGGGCTCAGTTAGCAACTATCGAGCGTGCCAAAGGAATGATTCAGATGCTGAGGCTCAAGGAAAATCCTCAGAAGCTTCTCTTACCTCATCTGTAACCTCACTTGACTCTTCTCCTGTTGAATTAACTCCAAGACCTGGAAGTCACACAATAGAATTTTTTGAGATGTGCGCGAATCTAATTAAAATTCTTGCACAGTAA